Proteins encoded by one window of Aspergillus chevalieri M1 DNA, chromosome 6, nearly complete sequence:
- a CDS encoding putative short chain dehydrogenase/oxidoreductase (COG:Q;~EggNog:ENOG410PIXZ;~InterPro:IPR002347,IPR036291,IPR020904;~PFAM:PF00106,PF13561,PF08659;~go_function: GO:0016491 - oxidoreductase activity [Evidence IEA];~go_process: GO:0055114 - oxidation-reduction process [Evidence IEA]), protein MAEALLEAGAKVYCLDRLESPDPEFMAAKEHGEREFGGLLEYRRLDVRNDAEVNNVFSEIAGNNQRLDGLIAAAGINYLQSALEHSQTALNEVMQINYNGVFNSATAAARQMFNYQQKGSILLIASMSGLIANKGMTSPVYNSSKAAVIQLARSLAMEWGRHGIRVNSLCPGHIVTPMVEQVFQQNPAARAVWEAENMLGRLATPEEFRGAALFTLSDASSFMTGSTMLIDGGHTAW, encoded by the exons ATGGCTGAAGCGCTTTTGGAGGCCGGCGCCAAAG TCTACTGCTTGGACCGTCTCGAGAGTCCGGATCCCGAATTCATGGCCGCTAAAGAGCATGGAGAACGGGAATTCGGTGGACTGCTTGAATACCGCCGCCTCGATGTCCGCAACGATGCCGAAGTCAACAACGTCTTCTCCGAGATTGCCGGTAACAACCAGCGGCTGGACGGTCTGATTGCTGCTGCCGGAATCAACTACCTACAGAGCGCCCTGGAGCACTCACAAACGGCCTTGAACGAAGTGATGCAGATCAACTACAACGGCGTCTTCAACTCTGCAACCGCTGCAGCCCGCCAGATGTTCAACTACCAACAAAAGGGCTCAATCCTGCTCATTGCTAGCATGAGTGGCCTCATCGCCAACAAGGGCATGACTTCTCCCGTTTACAACTCCTCTAAGGCTGCTGTTATCCAGCTCGCCCGTTCCCTGGCCATGGAATGGGGACGTCACGGTATCCGCGTGAACAGTCTATGTCCGGGGCACATTGTCACACCGATGGTTGAGCAGGTCTTCCAACAGAACCCCGCTGCGCGGGCCGTCTGGGAAGCTGAGAACATGCTCGGGCGACTGGCTACGCCAGAGGAATTCCGGGGTGCTGCGCTCTTCACTCTGAGTGATGCTAGCAGCTTCATGACTGGAAGCACGATGCTCATCGATGGTGGCCACACTGCATGGTGA
- a CDS encoding putative vesicle-mediated transport protein (Imh1) (COG:U;~EggNog:ENOG410PKVU;~InterPro:IPR000237;~PFAM:PF01465), with the protein MFQRLRDAIDSRIAEEQARQKSSQEALSRSNSARLPQGPGRRPARPRRNTATPVRGPDPKEFEADFAIGDDDTPPRSGTPQPEPATGGDGAADENVGEKQASTVESGGKEAAAGDKGTGQNQAPSELPPEVRAKLRRLDKMETRYHDLLKAYRTAHSRVLSIEPFEAALRENTPLTSISEPKAFTEYLNQISLKGDMVTEELKRITTERDDFKKKLEEAQRSKNENAPSKGGETGDSAKDADTTKEGETEEFFSFDNELPRIESELKEKQEEVETLKSQTENLKRDLSIARESTEGMVQNLETATRELGELREAKDKQDTEVEELKKSKKTEIDDLKAKLTTSETTMVKANAEVEKLKTGLTQKTEELEKLRTQASTSEGNDDQSKQLSSKLEESETEKQDREKRLGVLQGLVDKLQSQLKETEASVSSLKTDVSEKTEELNKLQSLVTFLDGNLMDNAEWQLTKDKITKGQQPDFEELRKSLAPSKEPETALEAELETQAAQTAASAPNTGGGKKKNNKKKKKGGKAGEETKPAPVAAAPVPEGTKPSKPESDETSKKLGELEARIESLTRELGEKEAAIDRLSNKLKGEEDLKEEIESLRDDLLNIGQEHVESKDKIKELSAEKTALEETISKLEKELAEVRTSTASQSADSEKAHKGLKEEFEILKSRAATLETDLSAAQQLAATRFKDMTDLRETLQKLQPELRDLRSESSELRFTQDTLSRKSADLKSLESKHDGLRADLKNLKSTISDRDSEIKTLNQKIRQETDSRLKAEEGLSVAQSDLRYSESKKQEAFETREKMSAELSKAQDELKSARTKLRDVEGQAAQLGKELNSLKEEIELKTAQHASAQSLMNSMRDQGAEMGMQMKEARERCESLEEELADAHRLLSERTREGETMRRLLNDIESRAEGKVRDFKERMEAAIEERDRAEEDASTQGRRRARELEDLKSKVREAEKALRTAENDKEDLEHSQKDWRRRRDELEGQWERSTSELNEMRQAMTRLRDSLDESEKQVRDLEKEKAELRRSVEETNSRLEKLRKSNRALVDEARLGQGPRSSRSSMDSGSRRPSATPVSSSDRSPSVRRTETPTGPNIDYIYLKNVLLQFLEQRDKNYQKQLIPVLAMLLHFDRTDEQRWMSAIASR; encoded by the exons ATGTTTCAG CGCCTCCGCGACGCGATCGACTCGCGCATCGCAGAAGAACAAGCACGCCAGAAATCAAGCCAAGAAGCCCTCTCCCGCTCCAACTCCGCCCGCCTGCCCCAAGGCCCCGGCCGACGACCTGCGCGCCCCCGCCGCAACACCGCAACGCCCGTCCGCGGCCCGGACCCGAAAGAGTTCGAGGCAGATTTTGCTATCGGCGACGATGATACACCGCCTAGATCGGGGACCCCGCAGCCGGAGCCTGCGACGGGGGGCGATGGCGCTGCGGATGAGAATGTCGGGGAGAAACAGGCGTCTACAGTAGAGTCGGGTGGGAAGGAGGCGGCTGCTGGTGATAAGGGGACTGGTCAGAACCAGGCGCCGTCGGAATTGCCTCCGGAGGTTAGGGCGAAGTTGAGGAGGTTGGATAAGATGGAGACGCGGTATCATG ACCTCCTGAAAGCTTACCGAACCGCGCATTCACGAGTTCTCTCGATCGAACCATTTGAAGCAGCCTTAAGAGAGAATACCCCATTGACGTCCATCAGCGAACCGAAAGCCTTCACGGAGTACTTGAACCAGATTTCCTTGAAGGGGGATATGGTTACGGAGGAACTTAAGCGGATTACAACCGAGAGAGATGACTTCAAGAAGAAATTGGAGGAAGCTCAGAGGTCTAAGAACGAAAACGCACCGTCGAAGGGAGGAGAGACTGGTGATTCTGCGAAAGATGCGGATACCACGAAAGAGGGCGAAACCGAAGAATTCTTTTCCTTCGATAACGAACTTCCACGTATCGAGTCCGAGCTGAAGGAGAAACAGGAGGAGGTTGAAACACTCAAATCGCAGACGGAGAACCTTAAACGTGACCTTTCTATTGCGCGCGAGTCTACCGAAGGCATGGTGCAGAACCTGGAAACCGCGACTCGCGAGCTGGGAGAATTGCGTGAGGCCAAGGACAAACAGGACACCGAGGTTGAAGAACTTAAGAAGTCCAAGAAGACGGAGATCGACGACTTGAAGGCTAAACTAACAACCTCAGAGACTACGATGGTGAAAGCCAACGCTGAAGTCGAGAAGCTCAAGACAGGCTTGACACAGAAGACCGAAGAACTAGAGAAGCTTCGCACACAAGCCTCGACATCCGAGGGCAACGATGATCAGTCTAAACAACTCAGCTCGAAGCTCGAGGAATCTGAGACGGAAAAGCAGGACCGTGAGAAGCGACTGGGTGTCTTGCAAGGTCTGGTAGATAAGCTCCAATCCCAGCTCAAGGAAACCGAAGCTTCAGTTTCGAGTCTCAAGACCGACGTCAGTGAGAAGACAGAAGAGTTGAACAAGCTTCAGAGTCTCGTTACCTTCCTTGATGGTAACTTGATGGACAACGCAGAATGGCAGTTGACCAAGGACAAAATTACCAAGGGTCAACAGCCAGACTTTGAAGAGCTCCGAAAGAGCCTGGCACCTTCGAAGGAACCGGAAACAGCTCTAGAGGCAGAGCTAGAGACCCAGGCTGCTCAAACAGCTGCCTCTGCCCCTAATACCGGAggtgggaagaagaagaacaacaaaaagaagaagaagggcggTAAAGCTGGAGAGGAAACTAAACCAGCACCAGTCGCTGCTGCTCCGGTGCCCGAGGGAACCAAACCATCCAAGCCCGAGTCTGACGAAACCTCTAAGAAACTCGGCGAACTGGAGGCGAGGATCGAATCTCTCACGCGTGAACTTGGAGAGAAGGAAGCAGCCATCGACCGTTTGAGTAACAAGCTCAAGGGCGAGGAAGACCTGAAAGAAGAAATCGAGTCACTACGAGACGATCTGCTCAACATCGGCCAGGAGCACGTTGAATCAAAGGACAAGATCAAGGAGCTTTCAGCGGAGAAGACAGCTCTCGAGGAGACTATTTCCAAGCTGGAGAAGGAGCTGGCCGAAGTGCGCACTAGCACTGCCTCCCAGTCAGCAGACTCCgagaaggcacacaagggtCTGAAGGAAGAGTTCGAGATCTTGAAATCGAGAGCTGCAACGCTTGAAACGGACCTTTCCGCGGCACAGCAGTTAGCTGCTACCCGCTTCAAGGATATGACAGACTTACGGGAAACTCTTCAGAAACTACAACCGGAGTTGAGGGACTTGCGATCCGAGTCATCTGAACTCAGGTTCACGCAGGATACTCTTTCGCGCAAGTCGGCTGACTTGAAATCTTTGGAAAGCAAGCATGATGGTTTGCGTGCAGATTTGAAGAACCTCAAGTCGACCATATCCGACAGAGATTCTGAGATCAAAACACTTAACCAGAAGATCCGACAGGAGACTGATAGTCGTTTGAAGGCTGAAGAAGGATTGTCAGTTGCTCAGTCAGACTTGAGGTACTCCGAAAGCAAGAAGCAGGAGGCATTTGAGACGCGGGAGAAGATGTCAGCAGAGCTCTCCAAGGCTCAAGATGAACTGAAATCAGCGCGGACCAAGCTCCGAGATGTCGAGGGACAAGCCGCCCAGCTGGGCAAGGAACTCAACAGTCTGAAGGAGGAGATCGAACTGAAGACAGCTCAACATGCCAGCGCCCAAAGTCTAATGAACAGCATGCGCGACCAAGGTGCGGAAATGGGTATGCAGATGAAAGAGGCACGCGAGCGCTGCGAAAGCCTGGAGGAAGAATTGGCCGATGCTCATCGACTTCTGAGTGAGCGCACCCGCGAAGGCGAGACGATGCGCCGCTTGCTGAACGACATCGAGAGCCGCGCCGAGGGCAAGGTCCGCGACTTCAAGGAACGAATGGAAGCAGCCATTGAGGAGCGAGACCGCGCTGAGGAGGACGCCAGCACACAAGGTCGTCGTCGGGCCCGAGAGCTAGAAGACCTCAAGAGCAAGGTCCGCGAAGCTGAAAAGGCCCTGCGCACTGCCGAAAACGACAAAGAAGATCTGGAGCACTCGCAGAAAGACTGGAGGCGTCGTCGTGATGAACTAGAAGGTCAATGGGAACGGTCGACAAGCGAATTGAACGAGATGCGCCAGGCCATGACGCGGTTGCGCGATTCCCTCGATGAGAGCGAGAAGCAAGTTCGCGActtggagaaggagaaagctGAGCTGCGTCGGTCAGTCGAGGAGACGAACAGTCGGCTCGAGAAGCTGCGCAAATCCAACCGGGCTCTGGTGGATGAAGCGCGTTTGGGTCAAGGGCCGCGGTCGTCGCGATCGTCCATGGACTCGGGGTCAAGACGGCCGTCTGCGACGCCTGTCTCGTCTAGTGACCGTAGTCCGTCTGTTCGGAGAACTGAAACGCCTACTGGCCCGAATATCGACTACATCTATCTGAAGAACGTGCTTTTGCAGTTTTTGGAGCAAAGGGATAAGAATTACCAAAAACAGCTTATTCCTGTGCTGGCGATGTTGCTCCATTTTGATCG GACTGATGAACAACGATGGATGTCCGCGATCGCGTCCAGATGA